In one Diabrotica virgifera virgifera chromosome 5, PGI_DIABVI_V3a genomic region, the following are encoded:
- the LOC126885736 gene encoding uncharacterized protein LOC126885736 isoform X2 yields MDIERTASHDLKCTICKNYLNIAPVLTSDDGKVTKCGRCQYTGPNLSNRNTLYESIGSKLRFPCINEECKHRLAWNDVQRHERSCQYRKISCPFWNCRDKNISFIISNDISHFESCHPGSMHYGPITLNYKVITHHQSFIKLLIVNDIPFLMFIHCLKFGETAILVGVFSFDQKQHDYEIKIRSDSESSRYTVFREKVPLYDEQQHCLYCLQNICFLENHKFSKKHPDNQNQRYALYSNIDILAAKSLLQAENLMFDISVVEREHEENDSIISRNSD; encoded by the coding sequence ATGGATATAGAAAGAACGGCAAGTCATGATCTGAAATGCACCATATGCAAGAATTATCTTAATATAGCGCCCGTACTAACCTCAGACGATGGCAAAGTAACCAAATGTGGCAGGTGCCAATACACCGGACCAAATTTAAGCAACAGAAACACCTTGTACGAGTCAATAGGATCAAAGCTACGGTTTCCTTGCATCAATGAAGAATGTAAACACAGACTGGCATGGAACGACGTCCAGCGCCACGAAAGATCGTGCCAATACCGAAAGATCTCTTGTCCGTTTTGGAACTGCAGAGACAAGAATATATCTTTTATCATATCAAACGACATAAGTCACTTTGAGTCCTGTCATCCAGGATCAATGCACTATGGACCAATCACACTTAATTATAAAGTCATCACCCACCATCAGTCTTTCATAAAATTACTCATTGTAAACGATATTCCCTTTTTAATGTTTATTCATTGTCTTAAATTTGGCGAAACTGCCATTCTTGTAGGCGTTTTTTCCTTTGACCAGAAACAGCACGATTATGAAATAAAAATTCGTTCTGATTCTGAATCTAGCAGATACACAGTATTTAGAGAAAAAGTTCCTCTTTACGATGAACAGCAACATTGCTTGTATTGTCTGCAGAATATTTGTTTCCTTGAAAACCACAAGTTTTCCAAAAAGCATCCAGACAACCAAAATCAAAGGTATGCTTTGTATTCGAATATTGATATTCTAGCGGCCAAGTCCTTACTTCAGGCCGAGAACTTAATGTTCGATATTAGTGTAGTTGAACGTGAACATGAAGAAAACGACAGTATTATTAGTAGGAATAGCGACTAA
- the LOC126885736 gene encoding uncharacterized protein LOC126885736 isoform X1 produces MDMRRSIIVMDIERTASHDLKCTICKNYLNIAPVLTSDDGKVTKCGRCQYTGPNLSNRNTLYESIGSKLRFPCINEECKHRLAWNDVQRHERSCQYRKISCPFWNCRDKNISFIISNDISHFESCHPGSMHYGPITLNYKVITHHQSFIKLLIVNDIPFLMFIHCLKFGETAILVGVFSFDQKQHDYEIKIRSDSESSRYTVFREKVPLYDEQQHCLYCLQNICFLENHKFSKKHPDNQNQRYALYSNIDILAAKSLLQAENLMFDISVVEREHEENDSIISRNSD; encoded by the coding sequence atcGATCATAGTAATGGATATAGAAAGAACGGCAAGTCATGATCTGAAATGCACCATATGCAAGAATTATCTTAATATAGCGCCCGTACTAACCTCAGACGATGGCAAAGTAACCAAATGTGGCAGGTGCCAATACACCGGACCAAATTTAAGCAACAGAAACACCTTGTACGAGTCAATAGGATCAAAGCTACGGTTTCCTTGCATCAATGAAGAATGTAAACACAGACTGGCATGGAACGACGTCCAGCGCCACGAAAGATCGTGCCAATACCGAAAGATCTCTTGTCCGTTTTGGAACTGCAGAGACAAGAATATATCTTTTATCATATCAAACGACATAAGTCACTTTGAGTCCTGTCATCCAGGATCAATGCACTATGGACCAATCACACTTAATTATAAAGTCATCACCCACCATCAGTCTTTCATAAAATTACTCATTGTAAACGATATTCCCTTTTTAATGTTTATTCATTGTCTTAAATTTGGCGAAACTGCCATTCTTGTAGGCGTTTTTTCCTTTGACCAGAAACAGCACGATTATGAAATAAAAATTCGTTCTGATTCTGAATCTAGCAGATACACAGTATTTAGAGAAAAAGTTCCTCTTTACGATGAACAGCAACATTGCTTGTATTGTCTGCAGAATATTTGTTTCCTTGAAAACCACAAGTTTTCCAAAAAGCATCCAGACAACCAAAATCAAAGGTATGCTTTGTATTCGAATATTGATATTCTAGCGGCCAAGTCCTTACTTCAGGCCGAGAACTTAATGTTCGATATTAGTGTAGTTGAACGTGAACATGAAGAAAACGACAGTATTATTAGTAGGAATAGCGACTAA